The sequence below is a genomic window from Ensifer adhaerens.
CCGGGAGCGGCGCGTTGCGGTCCCAGAAGTTCATCTTTTCCATGCCGAGCCATCTCGCCTTCATCGCGTAATAGCGATGCGAGAGGCGGGGATAGGCGTCCTTCACGGCGGCGGCGAGCGCATCGACCACCTCGCGCTCCACACGGTTGGCCAGATGCCGGCTGTCGGCAATGTCGTCGAACTTGTGCCAGCGGTCGGAGATTTCCTTGTCCTTGGCGAGCGTATTGGTGATCAGGGTGAAGGTGCGGATATTGGCGGCGAAGGTGGCGGCAAGCGCCTTGGCGGCGCTTTCGCGCTTCTTCGGGTCGGCGCTCTGCAGAAGGCTGAGTGTGGCTTCCAGTCCTAGCGTCTCGCCATCGACCTCGAAGGTGAGCGTCGCCATCGTCTCGTCAAAGAGGCGATTGAAGGCGGCGGCCCCCGTCATCGACTTTTCCATGAAGAGCTGTTCGATGCGGTCATCGAGCTGGTGCGGCTTTTCCTTGCGCAGGTCGCGGATCCACGGCGCGTAATGGGTGGCGAGCGGATCGGCCGCAATAGCCTTTTCGATGACGGCATCGTCGATGCGGTTCATCTCCAGCGTGAAGAACAGCAGGTGGCTGCCGAGATCGGTCAGCTTGGCCTGCACGTCGCCATAGAGCTTGCCGTTGGCGGGGTCCGCGGTGTTGGAGAAATAGGTGAGACCGGCAAAGGAGGCGATGCGGCCGAGGATATCGTCCAGCGCATCGTAGTCGCGGATGGCGGCGCCGAGGCCTTCATCGCCGGATTTCGTGGCGGCCTCCGCCAGCTTGTCCTTCCAGCGGGTCTCGAAGGTGACGGAGTCGGCTGTTGCCTTTTCCAGAGCGGCCTTGAATTCCGGGCTGTCCTTGGAGGGGAAGAGGTCGGCAAGGTTCCAGGAGGGCAGATCGCCCAACTCCGGCTTCACAGCGGCTCCCGTCGTTGCACTCATTGAAACGCGCTTGCCCAAGCCTTCGAAGGTCCGGTTCTGCATGTCGCCGCTCTCCCTATTCCATTTCTCGTTACGTCGATTGAATGCGTTGCGGATCGATAAAATGCAAGCATTTCCGAAAATGGGGTGTTTAGGGGTGCTGTGCCAAGGTGACGCGACGAAAAAAGCAACGTGCTGACAAACTGCACGAAGGGAGATTGTCCGTGGTAGCCCAGATTCTTGTTGTGGATGACGATCCGGTTCAGCGCCGCCTTCTCAAACACGCAATCGAGCAACATGGCCATGAGCCCCATATGGCCGAGAACGGCCGCGTGGGCCTGGAATATCTGAAAGACGTGGTCGACCGCATCGACGTTGTCGTTCTCGACCTGATGATGCCCGAGATGAACGGGCTGGAATTCATGGCGGCGCTCGCCAATCTCGGCACCGACATTCCGGTCATTGTGCAGACGGGGCAGGGCGGTATCGAGACGGTCGTCGAAGCCATGCGCGCCGGCGCGTTCGATTTCGTTGTGAAGCCGGTCTCGCCCGAGCGTCTGGGTTCCGCCATCGGCAATGCGCTCAAGCTCGACCAGAAGGAAGCCCGCGCCAAGGCCGGTCGCCGGTCACGTTCGACCCATGTTCGGTTCAGCGATATCGTATCGGCAAGCCCGGCCATGGACCGCGTTATCGATCTGGCGCGCCGCGCCGCCCATTCCGACATTCCTGTCGTGCTGGAAGGCGAATCGGGCGTCGGCAAGGAAATGATCGCCAAGGCGATCCAGGCCGCCTCCGATCGCTCCAACAAGCCGTTCATCACCGTCAATTGTGGGGCGATCCCCGCCAATCTGGTCGAAAGTATCCTCTTCGGTCATGAGAAGGGCGCGTTTACCGGTGCGACCGAGCGGCATATCGGCAAGTTCGCCGAAGCCGATGGGGGGACGCTGTTTCTTGACGAGATCGGCGACCTGCCGCTCGACACCCAGGTGAAGCTGCTGCGCGCCGTGCAGTCGGGCGAAATCGAAACGGTTGGCGCGCGCCAGACGCAGAAGGTCGATGTCCGGCTCATTTCAGCGACCAACAAGGACCTGATCGAGGAGGTGAAGGCCGGCCGCTTCCGCGAAGACCTCTATTATCGCCTCAACGTCTATCCGATCGCCATTCCGTCCCTGCGCAAGCGCAAGGAGGATATTCCGGTTCTGGTGCGGGCGCTGGCCGAACGTCTGGCCCATGAGCAGAAGCTGCCGCAGCCGCTTGGCGTTTCGCCGCGGGCGCTGGCGCTGCTGACCGCCTACGACTGGCCCGGCAATATCCGCCAGCTGGAAAATGCCATGTTCCGCGCTGTCGTTCTGGCGCAGGGGCACGAACTCGATGTCGAGGATTTCCCGCAGATCGCGGCCCAGGTTCCCGGCTATTCGATCAACGCCGACGGCGCGATCTCCTGGGGCGGGCCGGTGCGCCACCAGGGGCCGATGCTGGTCGAGAAGCCGCCGCGCGTATTCCCGGATTTTTCGGAACGATACGAGACGCAGGAGGTAGCCGTGCCGACATCCGGCGACAAGCATGCAGATATCATCCCGAGCCTAGGCGAAGATGGCGATGTGCGGACGTTGGCGGAAGTCGAGGAGCAGCTCATCCGTTTCGCGCTCAAATTCTACCATGGCCAGATGAGCCAGGTGGCGCGCAAGCTGGGAATCGGCCGCTCCACATTGTACCGGAAGCTCAAGGATTACGACATTGATCCGGATCATCCCTTCCGGGACGTTGCCTAAGATTAACGAGACCTTGAAGAATCCGGTCGATAGACCGGGTTCCTCGTTTCCATTTGACGAATTTTTCACTATATAACTATCGCCGTGTTGACTGTGGCGTTTCTGCCATCGTCTTACCGCATTTGCATCCCATGTGGGACGCGAGGGAAATTCGCTTTTTATGGGGACGTCCATTTGTCGGTCATTTCGGATGCCAAGGGGCGAATGCGTTGGGTTGCGCCTTTGCGGTCTGTGACGTCAAGACTGCGTAAGATGGCTGTTCGGGGCCTTACTGCCCTGGCGCTGGCGGCTGGCCTCAGTATGATGGTATCTGCGGCCGCCCAGGCCGAAACCCGCTCCCTGAAGCTCTATTTCGTCCACACCGGCGAGCGGGCGACAATCACTTACAAGCGCAATGGGAAATTCGATCCCGAAGGGTTGGCCAAGCTCAACCGCTTCCTGCGTGACTGGCGACGCAACGAGCCGACGAAGATGGACCCCCGGCTCTTCGATCTCATCTGGTCGGTCTACCAGAAGAGTGGATCGAGCGAATATATCAACGTGCTTTGCGGCTATCGTTCTCCCGGCACCAATGAAATGCTGCGCAATCGCTCGCGCCATACGGGTGTTGCCAAGGAGAGCCAGCATATTCTCGGCAAGGCCATGGATTTCTACATTCCGGGTGTTCCGCTTGAGCGGCTTCGCGAGATTGGCCTGAAGCTCCAGATGGGCGGCGTCGGGTATTATCCGACCTCCGGTTCGCCCTTCGTACACATGGATGTCGGCGGCGTGCGTGCCTGGCCGCGCGCATCGCGCGAAACGCTGGTGCGCCTCTTCCCCGATGGCAAGACGATCCATATTCCGCCGGATGGCAAGCCGCTGCCGGGTTACGAGGCTGCCATGGCGGACTACAAGCGCCGGATGGGCTCGGACAATATCGAGATCGCCTCTTCGGGTGGCCGCAAGAACCTTTTCCAGATGCTGTTCGGTGGCGGTGACGAGGACGAAAGTCCGGAAGCCATCACGGATAATGCTGCGCCAGCCAAGGCACAGCCTCCGAAGGCTGCGCCGCCTGCAGCGCCGCCGGTCCAGGTTGCCACAGCTGAGCCCGCGCCGCAGCCGAAGCAGACATTCATCGAGAATATTCCCGGGACAACGGTGGCCAATGCCCCTGTTCCCAGCGTCCGGCCGACAGTGGCCGGCGGTGCGGGCGCCGATCTCGAAACAGCGTTGGTGTCTCCGACGCGCAGCTCCGCCAGCGACGCGATGGCGTCCGTCCTGCAGCCGCCGGCGGAAGGCAATGGCGACTATGCCGATCTCGGCGATTACAAGATCCCGGTTCCGCAATTGCTGAGCGAGCGGAAGCTGCCGGGTGAGGCCGATGTGGCTGCGGTGCCGCTGCCTGGCTCGCGGCCGGACTATCAAATTGCCTCGGTGGCGCCTGATGCGGCAACCGTGCCCATGCCCGTAGCCCAGCCGCCGCAGACTGCGGATGCAGCGGGCAATGCGCCGAAGCCGGCGTCGGAGAGCGACGAGATTGCCACGATGATTCGGCGGATGTCGGGTGATGCGGTTGCCTCGCCGGCCTCCAAGCCGCAGCAGGTTGCCCTTGCCGAGCCGCCGGTCGCTTCCAACAAGCAGCTGACACGCTCGCTGAAGGCCGATATCCGTCCGGCGCTTGCAGAACAGGCGTATAAACCGAAGAAGGGCGCACGGCCCAGCAAGACGGATGCCATGGCAGCCTTGCGCGGATCACATTCGCAGCCTGCGCAGCTGACGGGCGAGATGATCGAGAAATGGGCGCTTGCCGCTAACAACGCGCAGATCGTTGCGCCGAAGCCAGTCGATGGCGGTAATGGCAAGGACGCGGATGTTGCCAGCAGCCAGCCGAGCGTCAGCCCAGCCAAGTTTGACCCGGCCCGGTTCTCCGGTGGCGCGCCGGCTGCCAGGCCGCAGTAATATCGGCCTTCGAACATCTGTTGGCACATACAAAAAGGCCCGTCTGAAACGGGCCTTTTGCATAAGTGAACTTGCGCCGGGAGGCTTATTCCATGCCGAGAGCGGCCATATAGGTCTGCAGGATGGTTTCTTCTTCGAGGCGTTCGTTGGCGTCTTTTTTGCGCAGACGAACGATTGTCCGCATGGCCTTAGGATCGTAGCCGCGGCCTTTGGCTTCGCCGTAGACGTCCTTGATGTCGTCGCTGATCGAGGCCTTTTCCTCTTCGAGACGTTCGATGCGTTCGATCAGCTGGCGCAGTTCTGCGGCGGCGACGTTTTCGACGGCTTTGGTTTCTTCTTCCATGTCATGCTCCTGCATTGGGCCACGGCCGCATGAGGTCGGGCTTGGGGTCGGTGCGGCTGGCGAATGCGCCCGCCGAGGGATGCGGTGACGTGCCGCGAAGCCCGTTCGAGGTCAAGGGGAATGTTGCGGTTCTCCGCGATATTCTTGAGAGCCGCGTGCGATCCGATGGCTTAAGATCGGGGCTTCTACCTTTTCTGTGGGAGGATAGTCCGAGCGATCCCGCTTCGCGCCGACCGGATCAATCCTTGGGGCGGTTCCCTTCGAAAGCCGCCTGCTGCTCGACGCTCGCCTCGCGCTGGTTCAGCTTCTTCCAGTCGTCGTAGGGCATGCCGTAGACGGCTTGGCGGGACTCATCCTTGGACAGCGGCAGACCGGCATGATTGGCCGCTTCGAGATACCAGTTGGACAGACAGTTGCGGCAGAAGCCGGCAAGGTTCATCAGGTCGATATTCTGCACGTCCGGGCGATGCTGGAGATGGGAGACGAGGCGGCGAAAGGCGGCGGCCTCGAGTTCGGTCTGCTGTTCTCTGGTCAGTTCGGCCATGGGGCGTCTCCTTCCTCTTCGGGGAATGTTATTCGTACGGGCCGGTGCGCGACGGAAAGATCCGGTACTCGTGCAACTCGGGCATGGCGTTCATCTCGGCGAAGATCGGTGCCAGCACGCCAGCCCATTCATCGACGCCGCGCCGGTCGGCGATCAGGTCCTGCCGGACTTCCAGCAGCACATGCGGGATGCCGTTGCGCATGCAGTGGCGATACATCGTATCGCCTTTCAGCGCGCCGTCATAGGGTTCGTTGTCGCCCGTGACATAACCGCGATTTTCGAGCGCGCGGATGAGGGGATGCACGGCGCGGTGGTCGGTGTCCCAGAGAACGCCTGCCTGCCATGGACGGCGAAAGCCCTTCCAGAAGGGGGTGAACGAATGCAGGGAGACAATAAGCGGCGCTCTGCCACAGGCCATGGCGACCTCGGCAATCGCCTTGTCGACCGCCATATGGTAGGGGCGGTGCCAGGTTTCGATCCGCCGCCGCCGCTCCGCGGGCGTGATCGGATGGTTGGCCGGGATGATCGCGCCATCCGAGAGTTTCATGATCAGCGTCGGGTCGTCCTCGCCGCGATTGGGGTCGATCAGCAGGCGGGAAAAGCAGGAGAGGACCGCCGGTGCGCCGAGCATGGCGGCGAGCCGCTCCGTCAGCGGCTCAATCCCGATATCGTAGGCGATGTGGCGGGCGAATGCTTCCTTTGGCAGGCCGAGTGCGGCATAGTCGGCCGGAACATGATTCGTGGCGTGATCGGCAATGATCAGGAGCCCGGCGGCGGAATTTCCGCCGATCCTACGGTAGGCCTGGTGAAGTGTCATGAAGCGCCCGTGACCGGTGTATTGCAGGGATTGTCATTTTAAAGACAATTAGTGATGACATGGCAGGGAGTGTCGTTCAAGGCCAGAAATGGCTCGTAGACTTCAGCGCGCATTCTCGACCGGACACGATACTAATCGATTGAAACTCTCATTGACATTCGGGCTATGGCAGCGCACAACGACAAGACCACCCATCATGGAGCCACAACGGAAAACGTGACCCGTTCAACTCGAAACCCATCCCCGAACCGTTTGGCCAAGCGCTTTGCTGCGCCCGCCGTGCTGTTTACGCTCGCCTTTGCGCCTGCTTTCCTGCCGGCAAGCGAAGCGCGGGCAGATTTCCGGGTTTGCAACGGAACGCAGAACCTCGTTGGCGTCGCCATCGGTTACCGTGCCAGCGAGGGCTGGGTGACGGAAGGCTGGTGGCAGGTGCCTGCAACGACATGTGCCACGCTGATCGAGGGCGAACTGAAATCGCGCTATTATTATCTCTACGCCGAGGACGCTGCCCGTGGCGGGCGCTGGACCGGAGACGTGAAGATGTGCGTGGCGGAGAACGAGTTCAAGATCGTCGGCGTCAAGGATTGTTTCGCGCGCGGCTACCAGCAGATGGGCTTCAAGGAATATGACACCGGCAAGCAGGGGAGCTGGATGGTTCAGCTCACCGACACGTCGGGAACCCAGGAAAGCCAGAGCAAATGAGACGCAGACGTAAGGTCAAGATCCTAGCCACCCTCGGCCCCGCTTCTTCTGAAGAAGCCATGATCGAAAAGCTGTTCCTGGCGGGTGCAGACCTTTTCCGCATCAACATGAGCCATGCCAGCCACGATACGATGCGCACGCTGATTTCGCGCATCCGCAACGTGGAGAAGCGCATGGGCCGGCCGATTGGCATCCTTGCCGACATTCAGGGTCCGAAGTTGCGTGTGGGCAAGTTCGCCAACACCAAGGTGGCGCTGACACCCGGCCAGACCTTTACGCTGGACAACAAGGAAGAGCCTGGCGACGAAACGCGCGTTTTCCTGCCGCATCCGGAAATTCTGGAATCAGTCAAGGCCGGCGACCGCCTGCTGATCGATGACGGCAAGCTGCATCTCAAGGCCGTCAAGTGCGATGGAAAGAGCATCGTCACGGAAGTCATCTCCGGCACCTCGATCTCCGACCGCAAGGGCGTCAGCCTGCCTGATACGCTCCTGGCCGTTGGCGTGCTGACCGAGAAAGACCGTGCCGACATCGAAGCCGTGCTCGCGACCAACGATGTCGATTGGGTGGCACTCTCGTTCATCCAGCGGCCGGAAGATCTGGCGGAAGTGCGCAAGATGGCGCGTGGTCGCGTGGGTCTGATGTCCAAGATCGAGAAGCCGCAGGCGTTGGAGCGGATCGAGGAAATCATCGAGCTTTCTGACGCGCTGATGGTCGCCCGTGGCGACCTCGGTGTCGAAATGCCGCTCGAATCCGTTCCGGGCATCCAGAAGCAGCTCACTCGCGCCTGCCGCAAGGCCGGCAAGCCGGTTGTGGTGGCGACGCAGATGCTGGAGTCGATGATCACCGCCCCGGTTCCGACCCGCGCCGAAGTCTCGGACGTGGCGACCGCCGTGTTCGAAGGTGCGGACGCGATCATGCTTTCGGCGGAATCGGCCTCCGGCGCCTATCCGGTTGAGGCGGTTTCGACGATGGCATCGATCGCTCAGAAGGTCGAGGAAGACCAGTATTTCACCGGGATCATCCATGCCCAGCGTTCCGAGCCGAACCCGACGGGCGCGGACGCGATTTCGCTCGCCGCCCGACAGATTGCCGAGACGCTGAAGCTCAACGCCATCGTCTGTTACACCGCCTCCGGCACGACGGGCCTGCGGGCGTCGCGCGAACGTCCCGCCATGCCGATCCTGGCGCTTTCGCCCATCGTGAAGACCGCGCGCCGGCTGTCGCTAGCTTGGGGCCTGCACTGCGTGGTCACGGAAGACGCTACGGATCTGGACGACATGGTCAACCGGGCCTGCCGAATCGTCGTCAGCGAAGGCTTTGGGGGCCCCGGTGACCGCATTATCATCACGGCCGGCGTTCCGCTGGGCACGCCCGGTTCCACCAATATGCTGCGCATCGCCTATATCGGTTCTGACGGCGTGACCGGCATCTGATCGGATCAAGGAATTTGATTTTCGAGGCCGCGCATCATGCTGATGGCGCGGCCTTTTTGCGCAGTTCCGGACGCGAAACCGGTTTCCACTTTCGCTGGAATTGCTCTATGGGGCGAGAACCTTCAATGCGCCGGGATGGATGCAGATGCGGATATCGCGCGGCAGCGGCATGAGTTCGCCGTCAAGCACACAGCGCGCCGTTGGGGTGCGGCGGGGGAAGTGTAGCTCCACTTCCTGGACGAGTTCGGACGTCACCGCGATATTGTCCTTCAATCGACCGCGGAACAGGTCGAAGGCAAGATGCATGGCGCCACGCCAGTTGAGCCGCTTCGCCAGATAAAGCCCGAGATGACCACCATCCAGCCGTTCGGAAACGAGCATGGGGCTCGGTCCGAAGGCATTGTTGGACACCGAGATTGCGGAGACCTTCAGGCTCTCTTCCCTTCCGTTGATCGTATAGGCCACGTCGAATGCCGGAGGATCGAGAAGCACGCCGAAGGAGGCACGGATATTGGCCAGAATCTTGCCGATGCGTGACTTGTAGGCGATCTTTTCGCGCAGCCGGATCATGCGTGCATGCATGCCGGCGCTGAATTGATGGACAAAAGGATTGCCGTTGGCATCGCCGATATCGGCGGCTACGACATTCCATTCCGCCAGGACAGCTGGTACCGCGTTCACGTCGAGCGGCAGGCCGATGGCGCGGGCAAAGAGGTTCATGGTGCCGGCGGGTATGACCCCGAGAGGATGGCCGCTTTTCCAGGCTATGGCCGCGGCGGCCGAGACGGACCCATCGCCCCCCGCGACGATCAGCGCATCGGTGCCCGGCTCTTCTGTTGCCGCCTTGAGGGACTTTACCACATCGCGACCCGCCACGATGCGGCAGGTGATGTCATGTCCCCTTGCGGCGAAGGTCCCCTCAAGCAGGCTCACATAGGCCTGGAGGTCCATCGTCCTCAAGGTCCCGGCATCCTTGTTCAGAATAGCAATTGCCCGCATGTCATCCTTGCTGCATGGGGCCGGGCGCTTTCTCGGCGCTCCGGCTGTCGAATGCATAAGCCCGAGAAGTAGTGCGCCGGTGCCATGTCCACAAGGACGCCCGCGCTAAACGTCAAAACAGGTGCAAGGTTCCACAATTGCATCCACGCGAGGCAATCGAGCGCTTCAGGCCTTCGGGATGGGGCGGTGGGTGACCTCAAGAAGCGCCTTCTGGATGTATTCGTTGCCGGCAATCACGCCACCGGTTTCGAGCATGTCGGTCTTGCCGTGGAAGTCGGAAACCCAGCCGCCGGCTTCCTTGATGAGGAGAATGCCGGCTGCGATGTCCCAGGCGGCAAGACCGGTTTCCCAATAGCCGTCGCAACGACCGGCAGCGACATAGGCGAGGTCCAGGGACGCTGCGCCAAAACGGCGGATGCCGGCGACTTCACCCATGACATGGCGCAGTTCGATGAGGAATTTGCCGTGATTGCCGCGACCGAGATGGGGCACGCCGCAGGTGATGACGCTGTCGGAGAGTTCCTTGCGGGCCGCCACGCGCAGGCGGCGATCGTTGAGGAAGGCTCCGCCGCCCTTTTCGGCCGTGTAGAGTTCGTCGGTTGCCGGGTTGAAGACGACGGCGGCGACGATTTCGTTGTTGCGCTCGAGCGCGATGGAGACGGCGAATTGCGGGATGCCGTGCAGGAAGTTCGTCGTGCCGTCGAGCGGGTCGACGATCCACCGATGTGCGCCATCCGTGCCCTTGATCTCGTCGCTTTCCTCGCCCAGGAAGCCATAGGTCGGGCGGGCCTTGAGGAGTTCGTCCTTGACGATCTTTTCAGCCTTGCGGTCGGCCTGGGAGACGTAGTCGCTCGGGCCCTTCACCGAAACCTGGAGGTTCTGGACCTCGCCGAAGTCGCGCGAGAGCGATTTGCCGGCCTTGAAGGCGGCCTGGACCATGACGTTGAGAAGGGCTGAACGAGCCATGAGACGAATTCCTTTGTCAAAAAACAGACTTGGCCGGATGATGATCCGACCTGGTCGATGCCGCGTGGCTGCTTAGTCGGCGCGGCGGAGATAGATGAGTTCGTTGGTATCGACGAGAACGCGCTCGCCCGTGGCGATGAAGGGCGGAACGAGGATGCGCACGCCGTTTTCGAGAATGGCGGGCTTGTAGGACGAGGCCGCCGTCTGGCCCTTGACGACCGGATCGGCTTCCGCGATTTCCAGAACCAGCTGGTCGGGCAGCGCAATGCCGATCGGCTTTTCGCCATAGAGCTGAACCGTGACCATCATGCCGTCCTTGAGGAAACGCGCACGGTCGCCAACGAATTCCTGGGGCAGTTCGAGCTGCTCGTAGCTTTCGACATCCATGAAGACGAGGGCGTCGCCCTGTTCATAGAGATACTGGAAGTCCTTCTTTTCCAGGAGAACCTGCTCGACCGTGTCAACGGTCCGGAAGCGCTCGTTGAGCTTGGTTCCGTCGATCAGGTTCTTCATCTCGACCTGATTGAACGCACCGCCCTTGCCGGGCTTGACCGTGTTGCACTTTACCGCCACCCAGAGCCCGCCGTTATGCTCGATAACGCTGCCCGGGCGGATTTCGCCGCCGCTGATCTTCATTCCAGAATGTCCATGCTGATGTGTTGCAGCCGAAAGACCGCATCTTGCGGCTTCCAAGACCACAAATTTCGGAAATATTCAAGTCGGTCGCCACGCGAAAGAGCGGTCGGCGTGGCCGCGCCGGCCGCTCTCCGTCTCGTCAGCCGGGCGGCGATAGCCCGTTGGCGAAGCATGCATATGCAGGCGCCGCGGAATATTGCGGAGGGCGAACTCTTTCAAACTCCAGCTCGCCCCATGACCTTGATGTGGCCATGGCACCCCGCCCGAAGGCATGGCAGTTCTCTCAAATCGCACCATTTTTTTCAACAGAAACAGATTTTTAACCTTAAACGGCAGCGTTAACGCTGCCGTCAGCGCAGGCGGATCAGCCGTTGCTGCTTGTTGGCCGCTTCGATGGCGGCCTTCTGCTGCTGGTCGGTCAAGCCCTGGAAGGCGTCCTCGAGATATTTGTCCTCGCGGCCTGCACGGCGGGACATGACGTACCATTTGCCCGCTTCGGCGACATCCTGTTTCGTCCCGATGCCTTGGATGAGAAGATGGGCAAGCTTGTTCTGCGCTGCGACGTTACCTGCAGAAGCGGCGCGATACATCCAGGCAAAGCCGGCGTCCTGGTCGCGCGGAAATTCGATGCCGTCGATCAGCCAGATCGCCATGTCGAACTCTGCCGTGTCATATCCTGCCTTGGCAGCGCGCAACAGCCAGTCCTTGGCGCTGTCGCGCTTTTCCTTCGGCAGTCCGGGCAGGTTCAGATAGATCTGGGACAGCGCGTATTCCGCATCGGCGATGCCTTTGGCCGCGGATTTCTCGTAGTAGGGCAGGGCGTTGCGCAGGCCCTCTTCGCCGGGCTTCTGGGAGACGAGTATCTGCGCCCAGTTGAAGGCGGCCAGCGGGTTGCCGGCGTCCGCTGCCTTGTGCATGAGCTCATCGGCCCGCGCCTTGTCCTGCTTGACCAGTCGCCCCTCCATCAGGATGAGAGCGTAGCGGAACATGGCGGACGGGTCGCCGCCCTCTGCCGCCTTGGAATACCAGAAGACGGCCTTCTGCACATCCTGCTTCACGCCCATGCCGCGCGCCAGAAGTTCGGCGATCAGTGTCTGGGCAGCCGGATCGCCCAACTGGGCCCGCGGCAAAGCCTTGTCGAGCGCGGTGATGTAATAGCCCCGCTGGTAGGCGCCATAGGCCTCGTCCACCTTGCCCTTGAAGGGTTTTTCCGGCGGCAGGTCGGGGAGCCGCAATCCCATCCGGTCGTAGAGGCCGGTGCCGGTGGAGGGGGCTGCGTCCGGCTTGGACAGCTGGTCGACCGGCTTGCCGTCCGGCCCGATGACCTTGCCGTCGAGCGGCTCATCCCTGGCGATGGACGGGGTGCCGGCGGGTGCGATGACACGCGATGTCTTCGCCGATTCGCCATCCGCCGGTCCGGCAGCGTCGTCATCCACCCCGTCCTGCAGGTTCACGCCTGGCAGATCGTCGGTCGCCAGCGCATATTGCGCCGTGCTGCCCATAAGGACTGCCAGCGCCAGAGCCAGGCCTGTTCGACGAATGAGAGAGTTCCCGCACATGGTGACTATACTTACTCAAACCTTGGCGCTTTTTCGTCAAGAAGCGCATTGGCTTGCGCAACCACGATGGCTGCACGACCGGGCTCTGCGAAGACGGCTGTCGAGAGGGCTGCGAATTCCGCGCCGGTCTCAGCGATCGCCAGCACGGAGGCGGGATCGGTGCCGCCCATGACGATGCAAGGGATCGATACCATCGACGCCCACCATTCGCCCAGCGCGAGGTTTTTTGGATGCGGTTCCGGCTTGATGTCGCCGCCGATCTTGCCGAAGAAGACGTAGTCGGGATCGAGTTCTCCGACTTCGAGCGCCTGGTGGCGGTCGCTGACGCGGCCGGCACCGACGATGAGCTTCGGCCGGAATTTTTCCACCGCATCGGCAAGCTCTGCAAACGGCGCATCGATGTGAAGTCCATCGGCCTTGGCGCGGCCGGCGACACGGCTATCGTTGACGACAAGGGCCGCAGCACCCGCCGCCTGAATAACAGGCACCAGGACCTCGGCGTGGCGCTGGAACTCGTCGTCGGAACGACCGTAACCGGGCACGATCACGGTCGCGACGTCGCCGCCCTTGAGTGCGTCAGCCACAACGCGGGTCCGCTCTGCGGCATCATCGATGTCCGGTGCAATCAACACGAGGCGGCAGCGGTATCTTATAGTCGACATGTGTGGCGCAATCCTTTGGGCATCCGGCCCCTGTAGGCATCAGTTCGATTCGTTGCACGGCGTCCAGGCGG
It includes:
- a CDS encoding pyruvate kinase, with the translated sequence MRRRRKVKILATLGPASSEEAMIEKLFLAGADLFRINMSHASHDTMRTLISRIRNVEKRMGRPIGILADIQGPKLRVGKFANTKVALTPGQTFTLDNKEEPGDETRVFLPHPEILESVKAGDRLLIDDGKLHLKAVKCDGKSIVTEVISGTSISDRKGVSLPDTLLAVGVLTEKDRADIEAVLATNDVDWVALSFIQRPEDLAEVRKMARGRVGLMSKIEKPQALERIEEIIELSDALMVARGDLGVEMPLESVPGIQKQLTRACRKAGKPVVVATQMLESMITAPVPTRAEVSDVATAVFEGADAIMLSAESASGAYPVEAVSTMASIAQKVEEDQYFTGIIHAQRSEPNPTGADAISLAARQIAETLKLNAIVCYTASGTTGLRASRERPAMPILALSPIVKTARRLSLAWGLHCVVTEDATDLDDMVNRACRIVVSEGFGGPGDRIIITAGVPLGTPGSTNMLRIAYIGSDGVTGI
- a CDS encoding Diacylglycerol kinase family enzyme; the encoded protein is MRAIAILNKDAGTLRTMDLQAYVSLLEGTFAARGHDITCRIVAGRDVVKSLKAATEEPGTDALIVAGGDGSVSAAAAIAWKSGHPLGVIPAGTMNLFARAIGLPLDVNAVPAVLAEWNVVAADIGDANGNPFVHQFSAGMHARMIRLREKIAYKSRIGKILANIRASFGVLLDPPAFDVAYTINGREESLKVSAISVSNNAFGPSPMLVSERLDGGHLGLYLAKRLNWRGAMHLAFDLFRGRLKDNIAVTSELVQEVELHFPRRTPTARCVLDGELMPLPRDIRICIHPGALKVLAP
- a CDS encoding myo-inositol-1(or 4)-monophosphatase; the protein is MARSALLNVMVQAAFKAGKSLSRDFGEVQNLQVSVKGPSDYVSQADRKAEKIVKDELLKARPTYGFLGEESDEIKGTDGAHRWIVDPLDGTTNFLHGIPQFAVSIALERNNEIVAAVVFNPATDELYTAEKGGGAFLNDRRLRVAARKELSDSVITCGVPHLGRGNHGKFLIELRHVMGEVAGIRRFGAASLDLAYVAAGRCDGYWETGLAAWDIAAGILLIKEAGGWVSDFHGKTDMLETGGVIAGNEYIQKALLEVTHRPIPKA
- a CDS encoding elongation factor P, yielding MKISGGEIRPGSVIEHNGGLWVAVKCNTVKPGKGGAFNQVEMKNLIDGTKLNERFRTVDTVEQVLLEKKDFQYLYEQGDALVFMDVESYEQLELPQEFVGDRARFLKDGMMVTVQLYGEKPIGIALPDQLVLEIAEADPVVKGQTAASSYKPAILENGVRILVPPFIATGERVLVDTNELIYLRRAD
- a CDS encoding thiamine-phosphate pyrophosphorylase — its product is MSTIRYRCRLVLIAPDIDDAAERTRVVADALKGGDVATVIVPGYGRSDDEFQRHAEVLVPVIQAAGAAALVVNDSRVAGRAKADGLHIDAPFAELADAVEKFRPKLIVGAGRVSDRHQALEVGELDPDYVFFGKIGGDIKPEPHPKNLALGEWWASMVSIPCIVMGGTDPASVLAIAETGAEFAALSTAVFAEPGRAAIVVAQANALLDEKAPRFE